GTTATAAGATGCAAAAGCAAACTCCTCGGTCATCCATATGCATTTTACAGGACATATCTCTGTACATTGAGCACAGAAACAGCATCTGTCCATATGGAAACGCACCTTTTTGTCCTCTTGATCATAGGAGATCGCATTGGCAGGACAAACCCTCATACACATCTTACAACCTATACATGCTGCCCTGTCGTACCCTATCTTGCCCCTAAAGTTTTCAGGGACAGGAACAGGAGGGTTGAGTTCCAACCGTCCTTCCGCTGCAGCTTCCAAGGCTTCGGTAAGGCTATCCGGCATGTGTTTGGTTGGGAAAGGGTTCGTAGCCGGATCATCAACCCACTGTCTAAGTATTTGTATCAGCATTCTGTTCAGCATGGTGACACCACCTTAAAGGATAACATCCAGAGAAAGTAAAACCATTCCCGCCAAGGCTAAGCCTGCAACTTGATACCAATAGAGACGAGAGGCCTGCCATATCTTTAGGCGACCAAAGGTCGTGCGGATTATAGTCACAAATATGACCTGAACCAGGAAAACCTTTACCCAGAAGAAAAGGAAATCTACAAGGAAAAACGCCATACCAGAAAGATTGAGAAGTTTTCCTAAAGACCACGGGAAGAACAACGAAACCACAACCGCACACATGGCCAAAGTCCTAAGAGAGAAAGCCATCTTGAACATGGCCAGGTTTCTTCCTGAATACTCGCATATCAAACCATCGAGTATCTCCGTTTTTGCCTCTGCTATATCCATCGGCACCTTACCTGTTTCGGCGGGAACCACAAACAACAAGGAGACAAGAAGCGCCAAAAGGCCAAACGTGCCTGTCCATCCAGCAACACTCCATACAGGCATAGCTACATATGTCTCCAAACTGAAAGGTGCTCCTGGCATCCCTGTCCTGTAAGCAAACCACGCCAAGGAAACCACAACAGTAGCAAGAGGCAACTCATAGCTCATCATCAGAACCATCTCACGCTGGGCTCCTATATTTGCATACACAGAACCGCTAGCAAAGCCCCCAATGGCCATAGCAACGGCAGAAAATCCCAAGAGGTACATTATAAGGATTAAATCACCTTCCCCACTTAGGATGGGAGGAAGAGACCCCATGGGAACATAAAGAAACACCATCAAAGCAGTAGCCGCAGCAAGCCACGGAGCACCATTAAAAGCCCAAGGAATAGCTCTTCTGGGAACTATATTCTCCTTCCCCAATAGCTTTAACACGTCGTAAAACGGCTGAAGCAAGGGTGGGCCAATCCTAAGCTGCATCCTCGCATGAAAAATGCGGTCTACCCCTTCAAACAACAGGGACAGGAGCGACGCAAAAGCAAGAAGGGCCAACCCCGCTAGAATTTTACTCAGCAAAATCATGCTCCCATCAACCTCCTAGTCTTTTCCCTGCAGCTCTGCAAGAGTTCACTTTTCGTCACGACTTGCTTGCTTCCCTTACGAACATCGGTCACAAGCATCCTCTCCATGCAGGAGATACATGGATCGACACTGTTTATAATCAATGGTGCATCTGCTACATCGTTACCTCTGAACATTATGGGCCAGGATACAGCATTGGCATACGTCGGGGCCCTTACCTTCCACCAAGTAATATTCTCCTGACCTCCAGTCAGCTTGACCACATGGATATCATCACCTCTAGGCCCCTCTATTGAGCCTACC
The DNA window shown above is from Thermovirga lienii DSM 17291 and carries:
- a CDS encoding 4Fe-4S ferredoxin iron-sulfur binding domain protein (PFAM: 4Fe-4S binding domain~TIGRFAM: electron transport complex, RnfABCDGE type, B subunit~COGs: COG1143 Formate hydrogenlyase subunit 6/NADH:ubiquinone oxidoreductase 23 kD subunit (chain I)~InterPro IPR017900: IPR017896~KEGG: aco:Amico_1262 4Fe-4S ferredoxin iron-sulfur binding domain protein~SPTR: 4Fe-4S ferredoxin iron-sulfur binding domain protein) gives rise to the protein MLNRMLIQILRQWVDDPATNPFPTKHMPDSLTEALEAAAEGRLELNPPVPVPENFRGKIGYDRAACIGCKMCMRVCPANAISYDQEDKKVRFHMDRCCFCAQCTEICPVKCIWMTEEFAFASYNRKEQVVVDSGPREKASEEESSDDEGKKTQKTVYVIDKEKCIGCTKCARICPVKAISGNLKEPHVIDENACVGCGACADACPVKAIHPKE
- a CDS encoding respiratory-chain NADH dehydrogenase subunit 1 (PFAM: NADH dehydrogenase~COGs: COG0650 Formate hydrogenlyase subunit 4~InterPro IPR001694~KEGG: aco:Amico_1263 respiratory-chain NADH dehydrogenase subunit 1~PFAM: respiratory-chain NADH dehydrogenase subunit 1~SPTR: Respiratory-chain NADH dehydrogenase subunit 1) — protein: MILLSKILAGLALLAFASLLSLLFEGVDRIFHARMQLRIGPPLLQPFYDVLKLLGKENIVPRRAIPWAFNGAPWLAAATALMVFLYVPMGSLPPILSGEGDLILIMYLLGFSAVAMAIGGFASGSVYANIGAQREMVLMMSYELPLATVVVSLAWFAYRTGMPGAPFSLETYVAMPVWSVAGWTGTFGLLALLVSLLFVVPAETGKVPMDIAEAKTEILDGLICEYSGRNLAMFKMAFSLRTLAMCAVVVSLFFPWSLGKLLNLSGMAFFLVDFLFFWVKVFLVQVIFVTIIRTTFGRLKIWQASRLYWYQVAGLALAGMVLLSLDVIL